A section of the Salvelinus fontinalis isolate EN_2023a chromosome 33, ASM2944872v1, whole genome shotgun sequence genome encodes:
- the hspa13 gene encoding heat shock 70 kDa protein 13: MAGEMSMIGSVILALFLAGYLGQQYLPPPKPKVIGLDLGTTFCSVGVFHPGTGDVEVIGDEEGRKSIPSAVSFTSTEVLAGHEGQDLADSNPENTIYDAKRFIGKIFEQELLEQESARYPFKVINNNGSAEFFITTNQTFTVTPEFIGSRLLLKMRKMAERHLGVHIQRAVISVPAEFDERQRNYTIRAANLAGLDILRVINEPTAAAMAYGLHKVDVFNVLVVDLGGGTLDVSLLNKQGGMFLTRAMSGNNKLGGQDFSQRLLQYTMERVRQQYGVPPTLKEDIHHLRQAVEAAKLNLTLQPSADLRVPLHLEPQGDPKQPPQWPTKDPIPVIFQAVITRELFEELNADLFQKILAPVETVLAEGHLGKEEVDEIVLVGGSTRIPRIRKLISEYFGKEPNTSVDPDLAVVTGVAIQAGIMGGSWPLQVSAIEIPNRHLRKTIFN, translated from the exons ATGGCTGGGGAAATGTCTATGATCG GATCGGTCATTCTGGCTTTATTTCTGGCTGGCTATCTGGGCCAGCAGTATCTGCCTCCACCGAAACCCAAAGTGATCGGCCTAGATCTGGGGACCACTTTCTGCTCCGTAGGAGTATTCCACCCGGGTACCGGGGATGTGGAGGTGATAGGGGATGAGGAGGGGCGGAAGAGCATCCCTAGTGCGGTGTCGTTCACATCTACCGAAGTCCTCGCCGGTCACGAGGGTCAGGATCTGGCCGACAGCAATCCTGAAAACACCATCTATGATGCCAAGCGGTTTATTGGAAAAATATTCGAACAAGAGCTCCTTGAGCAGGAAAGTGCTCGTTATCCATTCAAG GTGATAAACAACAATGGCAGTGCAGAGTTCTTTATCACCACCAATCAGACGTTCACAGTTACTCCCGAGTTCATTGGTTCTCggctgctgctgaagatgaggAAGATGGCGGAGCGTCACCTGGGTGTCCACATTCAGAGGGCTGTTATCTCTGTCCCTGCTGAGTTTGATGAGAGACAGAGGAACTACACCATCAGGGCTGCCAACCTGGCCG GACTGGACATCCTGCGTGTGATCAATGAGCCCACAGCTGCAGCGATGGCGTATGGGTTACACAAGGTGGACGTGTTCAACGTGCTGGTGGTAGACCTGGGAGGAGGAACACTGGACGTCTCTCTGCTCAACAAACAGGGGGGCATGTTCCTCACCAGAGCCATGTCCG GTAACAACAAGCTGGGGGGGCAGGACTTCAGCCAGAGGCTGCTCCAGTACACCATGGAGAGGGTCCGCCAGCAGTACGGCGTTCCCCCCACCCTCAAAGAGGACATCCACCATCTCCGCCAGGCTGTGGAGGCAGCCAAGCTCAACCTCACCCTGCAGCCCAGCGCCGACCTCAGGGTACCCCTGCACCTGGAGCCCCAAGGAGACCCCAAGCAACCACCACAGTGGCCCACCAAGGACCCAATCCCAGTCATCTTCCAAGCAGTCATCACCCGTgagctgtttgaagagttgaatGCCGACCTCTTCCAGAAGATTCTGGCGCCTGTAGAGACAGTGCTGGCCGAGGGCCACCTGGGGAAGGAGGAGGTGGATGAGATAGTTCTGGTGGGAGGCTCCACCCGCATCCCTAGGATCAGGAAGCTGATCAGTGAGTACTTTGGGAAGGAGCCCAACACCTCAGTGGACCCAGACTTGGCAGTGGTG